From the genome of Helicoverpa zea isolate HzStark_Cry1AcR chromosome 1, ilHelZeax1.1, whole genome shotgun sequence, one region includes:
- the LOC124630305 gene encoding syndecan isoform X3, with product MNAKPEDRATSFFAQPGILAAVIGGAVVGLLCAILVVMFIVYRMRKKDEGSYALDEPKRSPAAASYGKGHNNREFYA from the exons ATGAACGCGAAGCCCGAAGACCGTGCCACCAGCTTCTTCGCGCAGCCTGGCATTCTCGCcg CCGTGATTGGCGGTGCAGTAGTAGGGCTACTATGTGCAATCCTGGTGGTGATGTTCATAGTATATCGAATGCGCAAGAAGGACGAGGGGTCGTACGCGCTCGACGAGCCCAAGAGAAGCCCTGCCGCAGCGTCGTACGGCAAGGGTCACAACAACCGCGAGTTCTACGCGTGA